From the Lathyrus oleraceus cultivar Zhongwan6 chromosome 3, CAAS_Psat_ZW6_1.0, whole genome shotgun sequence genome, the window cattcccatgattttatgctcttaatttggatcatctgaatgtatgaggtatgatggatgaatttcattatgtttttgcccacgggtttaattatgcatgaataggtgaaacctatgccttgaatgtttaatcacatgatttctgaaatgtatgccacaggatttgaggtttctgaaaccatactgttatccatgaaaaaaatgcttatcgtgtttcactaacccttttgttgagtttttgtgagggctcacagactcttgcagagatggtttgcgtggttttcccactttatttgtgggataccccctggaggttcattccgattacctgtactgactcacctttctttgatggcatcagcttgggagatccctgggtttcttactcctttaattgctgttacttcggatctttatccgtgtggtacttttacctcttttccgcattttttcgctttcttagctggaagacctcgataggaggcatttgttttcttttgtttatttacttctgagccccttgttggcacatttactttatacatgtttgttttgtatgtgttcgtatccctgcaggtagcgcggttccttcgtcaaggactgcctttttgcccttgagcatcccaaaccttaaaacccaaagcaacacgtttactccttctactacaggtgagtaagtctccaaaggtcgagcatccggtagattgcgtagtaacgttgttcgtccaaaaccaACTCCATAACtccgtagttagccgaactacggcttgctctgattctcattccatatgagatacgtaggcataagacgcgatgtcttagcgagcacacatccccccaacccataggtcagccgagctacgaagactctgattctcatattcagatgagatacgtatgcagtggatgcgatatccgcgcgagtcattttcatttaacctttttttttgggtaaacagcacaagataaactcacaccctttagacaagaactacaaaagtggatcccgtagagtactacggatgcgtaggggtgctaataccttcccttcgcataaccgactcccgaacccaagatttggttgcgagaccccgtcttgtcctttcctttttcaggtttacttcgagcgtttcctttccctcctttgggatgaataacgcacggtggcgactcttctgtcattttctttcgccggttgttttttcgcgcactgtatttttcaggttgcgacacaaGGACTTGAGCAAAAGTatctttctaggttgattgagcattgaagtcACTTGCAAGTGTGCTTGAGCAATTGtaacttgtttggttatagtgaaaatctcttgttGATGCAAGGGGACTGAACTACTCTCAGTTGAGGAGAGAAACCAGGATAATCTTTGTGTGTTGACTGTATTTACTTCTAAACATTTTATTTACACTATTGTGATTGATTCTGATATCAGACTCTGAACTTTATTCAAAATCGGAAGTTATTGGTTCAAAGTGAAGTCAATTTTTGGccatacacaattcaaccccccctCTTGTATATTTTTCTCGCCTTCAGTTGGCCTCAGAGCATGGTATGTACTGAACACTTAACTATGGTACATAAAAGATATTGATAAAAATATTCTTTGCATCATGGTTGAAAGTTATACAGTAACTAGCCATGTTGGAGGATCTCCTCGTGGTGATAACAACCATGATCAAAGGACATCTAGTCAAAACAACTATACTGTTGGACCAGCAATATTCAGTGGAGACTCCACTAAATTTGAATGGTGGGAAAGCAAGATGTACACTCATATCATTGGTATGGATGATGAGATATTAGATATCTGGGAAGATGACATTGAATTTCATGTCAATGGTGTTGGAATGGTTTCTGACAGAAAGTATCTTACCTCTGATCAGAAAAAGATTTATAGAAAGCATCATAGAGTGAGAGGTATTCTTATTGATGCTTTACCTCATTATGATTACATCAATATTTTTTATAGGTCTACTGTAAAGACTATCTTTGAATCTCTATGTGCTCCCTATAAAGGTAATCAACAGGTTCAAGAAGCTAAAGATAATCTTCTGATTCAACAATATGAGATTTTCAGAATGAAGAATGATACGAACATTGAATATATGTTCTCAATATTTCAAGTTTTCGTGTCTGGACTTCAGGTCTTGAACAAGAGTTATAGGATTGTGAACCATAACAAGAAGATTCTTAGGAGTCTTCCTATCAAATGGAGATGAGCCTGAAAAGCAGGTTAAAATTGTGGCTTTAAAATCTGTGAGGGGGTATGAGAAATCCTCTAAAAAACTCAAAGAAGCCACTCATGATGAAACTTCTGatgaagactctgatgatgatCAATTATCCTTGATCATCAAAAGATTTAAATACTTGGCCAGGAAGAAGAACGAATTCTCTTGTAAGAGAGATAACTTCAAAGGGTCAAGTTCTGGGAGTAAATATCAGGATGAATGTTACAACTGTAAGAAGCCTGGTCATTTCATTGTTGAATGTCTTGGTCTTCAAAAATACAAAAGAAAGAATGAGAGCTTTCAGAAGAACAACTTTAGAAACAGGTATAAGGGAAGTCTCATGGAAACATGGGAAGAACTTGACAatgaaggagaagatgaagaagttAATCTTGCTTTGATGGTTTCAACCCTCTCAGACTCAGAATTTAAAGTTGATTATGACTTTGAGTCATAAGGCACAAAACATGTATTCTATAATCTCTCTAAATCTTATTTAAGTACTCTATGTCATAATCTTATGGAAAGATGCCACCAGAAAGCCAGACATATAAAAACATTGAAGAAACAATGTGATATTTTAAAAGATGAGCTAAATCTTTCTAAAGAACAAATTTAAAatcttgaaaaagaaaaaatttcTTAAATGGAAAATATGTCTGACAAGCCTTTGGATAAAAATGAATTAGGTCTTCGAGATTTCATTGTATATGGTTATGATAGAACCAAACTTGCTTCCATAATTTATGGAGTGAGTAAGAGCAAAGGAGAAGGACTTGGTTATCATCAGAAACCTTACAATACAAGGTTTAATTGAAACCATCAGATCCTTCTTCTTCAAGACTGACAAAAGGGGTTGAATGCTTACTTTATGTCTGCTGCTGAAAATGGTTGAACTTTGAACCAATCAAAACCTGTGATAAACAACTCACAAATTCTGAAGGATTCAAAATCTCATACTCAAGGGTAAAAAATTCTAAGCAAATTAGAACCTaaaactctcaagtcaaagatCTTGAAAGCCTAAAGTTATTGTATCTAAAGTTCCTAAAGGTTCAGAAGTCAAGGCTAAGACTTATCATAGACAAACAGTCTAGAAGGAGTATAAACCTTACTATAAGGCTAAGGTACAAAGCAAGAAGAATCCCTATAACACTAACCTCAGAGGACCCATAAAAGTATGGGTACCAAAGAATGAGATTGTATTTGCTGCAAATATACTCAAAGAAAATAACAAAGCAATAGATGCTCCAAGATAGTGGTTGCTTACAACCTTCAACAAGAAGAAGGCCTACATCCCAAATCCTAACTCTGAAGGAGGAAGAAGATGTGGAATCTGGAAGAAACCAGTGAGACAAGATCACTGGTACTGGGAAGACTAAAAGTTTCCACATGAGAACTGGTGCTTCAGATTCTTGGTTGTGTCTCTAAAGTTTATCCAGTTGTTCTGAGAAGTTTGAAGAGACTTCTGATGGTTTACTGAAGAAAATTATTGGAAATATATTGTTCCTCTAAAACATACTCTATTCTTTTTACTCAGAGAAAGCTTGgcaaacaaatatttttctatgTCAGAATATGATGATGCTTAGAAGTTACCTTGATCAGAAGCTCCTTAACAGGTTCTGATGAACAAATAACCTTTGAAGCATCACAAACTCTAATACTATGAATAAGAGTAACTTCCTATATTTGGTTTACAAATGGTCACTTCATAGTAACTACCTCTGACACATGTCCAGCTATGTGTCAATAATGTGGAATGCCTCCTGACACGTGGAGCGAATCTGTTGGGTAAACATTTCCTATCTTTTTTGTTATGTTGAAATAAGCTTATTCTTTTTGTCACTCACTGTATTTATGTATGTTTATGTTTAAAATTTCTTTTGCACTAAAAAAAACTTCATTTATGTCAGAATCACACACCTCACTACTTCACTACCTACACTTTTACTTTCTCCAACCTTCTCTAAAAACCCCATTTTCAAAAGTAACcctaaaaaccctaaaactatATTCGTCAATGGCGTCCTCTTCAAATGCACAAATGATCGTAAAAACAGGCAAAAGTATGACTATCAAGCCCAAGACCATGAACTTGAATCAAGATGATCTAAATCTTCTGGTATAACATATTGTCGACTTTGACTCCTTTAGTCAAAATGGGTATAATCTTTGGAGATTCTTCAGAGTTCAAGAATGGTCTTCATTCTTTGATATGTTGAATGGTCCAACCTATCCTTATCTTGTGAAAGATTTATGGGTTAGGGAAAAAGtttttgatgaacttgctgcatgTAAAGAACTCAGACTTATGATTGAAAAGGTGTTACCACAAGAAATTGATAGAACATGTTGAAGGCGTAATCAATGAAAGTGCCTTATAGATTTAAGGATTATACCCCACCAAAGGGAGGATTGAAAGCCCAAGATAAACAAGAGCTGAGAAAACCACAAGTTACTAGAAGATGCAACTGACAGAAGAATCATGTTTGGTCGAAATCCATTCTGTCGACTGAACTGAAGATTGGGACTTAAGAAATTCCTGGTTGTGTCAAACACATAGGAGACGGTGTCGACCTAAATACTTGAGCGGGAGAAGTTTTGAACTtcaaaatgactagcagttacagGGAGAATAAGCGCCAGATTATGGAGCAGTTTGTAGATCGTGTATGGAGCAATTTGTAGATCGTGTGGCACGATGTCTGTTATTTTTAGAAGTTTTGCCTATAGGCAGTTTCTTTAGTTTATTATAAATAGGAGATCCCACAGAGGACtcggggtgttcactttgtaccaaaatcacttgtaaaaaacttctcattcccagcgcgaggaagcaagagtttttaagagtgctatgtacgtgaatcaccacatttatttcaatgcaacttccttatttttcaacTGTTCCAgttgaacactttattttaatttcatttatgtttgagttatcattttacgttgtcgtctatgctgtcgacactgattctattacaATAATAGAATTCACAaaaagcgtgttcgtcgtgtacgtcttttgaatgttgtagtgttgtcggtcacgagtcacccataggctatagcatcatcatcatttcgtgtggaaaaaacctgtgcttgttcaatactttgtcagAAGCCATTTCTCACAAAGTTAATAGTCTATCGAATTGAATAAGTCACCCTATCAcactagcacatgtcttaggatcaactggtcgatcctgcaagtaacccttagtttcaaggcttagggaggaccagcggttgtttaccaatttccacagtaaacaaaagGACAACTTTTTGAACGGGAAGACAAGGAAAGCAGTAGGTTTAAAGAAGTTTCAAGAGGTTGAAATTAGATTTGCTGTAATGGGTATTGATGTGGTAATTACTCATAAAACAATTGCTAAACTCTTGAGTACTCTAAACTCTGGTAGATTTTTTGTGGACATGAAAGACAATAGTCCTGAAGAAGATGCTAGCAAATGGTGTTTGTTTAAATATGGTGATGATTTATGTTCCTCTGACTGTGGAAATGTGAAGAACATGAAGAAAGAATTTAGGCTTAtgtttaaaattttaattagTTCCTTGATTCCTAGGGAAGAAAGTACTGATCAGATTTCTTGGGATCATAAACATTTCATTTTATACCTGAAGAATGAGGACAATATAAATTATCAGCTTACATTTTCAACCATTTATGTGAAGCTATAAAGGATAGCATAAAGCTTCGCAAGAAAAATGTGTCTTATGATACATTATTATCAGGATTGTTCTTTTAGGGTTATCTAATTGATGCCCTCAAAAACTTGCATGATAATGAAGATCAATAGGAGGTTTATGGAAATATCATATATGCTTCTATTTTGGCTAACATGAAGCTGAAGAAGGAAAGTGAGATAGTTGCTTCAAAGATTCCTCTTTCTATTAGATGTACCAATTCTGATTATCTTGAGGATTATCTTGTCATCACAAAGATGGATAACCTTGAAGTAATCAAGAATTTGATCTTACAATTCTTTAAGAAAGGTAAAAATATCATACTCAAAGACATTCCTAACAAGACTACTAATGTTTATTCATCTAAGAAGAGGAAGCAGGAGGCTTCAGTTGTTTTGAATGAGGTTCATAAATCTTCTAAGAAGAGAGCTGTCGAGAAGGAAGTTGAAGAAATGGTTGCTACCAGTGAAATAATGCCCTTAAAGACTAGGAGTGGAAAGTCTCCCAAGAAGGTTGCTTTTGTGTATGTCATTTCAGAAGCACGTTTAAGAAAGAAGAAATTGAGGATGTTGGTTGAGATTGAGCAAAAAGAAGAGGAAGAAAATGTGTCCTTGATCAGGAAGAAGAAAGATGCAAATGACTCTGCTCAGAAAGAAGCAATTGAGCTTACTCTCAAGGTTGCCTGActtttagcatttttcatcttGAATCAGTCAGAAAAGCATCAATAAACCTTTGTATCTAAGGATCAAGAAGTTGTTGTTGACTTTTAGAACTTGTTGAGGTTCTGGTTGTTGAAGTTATGGTTGGTTTAAAGGTTGTGGAAGACTTTGTCGTTCCTGAAGAAGTTGTCCCAAAAACGGATGCTTCAGATGCTCTGAATTCTGGTGAAACATGTATAAATATGAATTTAGTCTCTGAGGATGACTTTGATTGCACCGCCCTTAACCACGTCTCTCCAACTCTCTCACATATTCCCTCACCAAATCAATCCCCAAAACACACATCACTCCCTATCAATGAACCCTTTGTTGTTCAAAATCAATTAATTGTATTTCCTACTTATGTATAACCaacacccttaaacacaatgcTTGAACATCTCATAGATCTTTCTAATGGGAATGCTACATCATCTAACTCTGAGTCAGAGTATGATACATAAGAATTTGAAGCTCATCTTGACCTAAAATCTTCAAAACTTTCACCTGATATCATCAATCATATCCCTGCTATTCACATCCAAGTCTTTTCTCATTTAGTTCGATCATTTCACCAAACATGTTCTACTTCTGAAGCAGAACATGTAATCCTTGTCCAACCAGAAATCACCCTTCCATCAAAATCCAACAATCATCTCAATCTTCACCCCCAACATCCCCTCTGAGAAAACCTAGCTATATTCAGAATCAACCATTAGATCAAGTTGTATATGAACTTCAGATTAGAGTTGAACAAGTTTTTCAGGATCTATCTCTAGTTCAAATTGCTTCTGAATCTACAGTTGAGTTTGAACAAATTTCGTTTGACCTCTTTCACCCTAAAAAATATcatactcttttttttttaattctttttcttttaatcTGTGTGAAATGGTTATATGAGTAACTCATTATGAGACAGAAGGAGTGGTGTTTAAAGGCTAAATGACCAAACCATCTATAATTAATTTGTATGAAATTACAAATATGTCATAATATTTACTAGGTTTTCCATCTGTCTCAAAATAAGTGTCTTATTTAAACTATGTGTGgttattaaataaataaatgtgttgattttgatgataaaattaatatcatttactaaaatactcttatttattattctataaatagaggtataatattgaaaaataaataaatattgtATTGATATTTTAAAGAGACATTTATTTTGagatataaaaaaatataaatataatattttttatgagaGGGAGAgaatatttaatttattttgtgtGAAATTATAAACATGCCATCGTACTTACTAGGTAATTCATTTACCATAATCCGTTTAAAATTATCTTAATCTATTGTAATTACAACAGTAATTAACAACCAAATTTCTTAACACCAATACTAATTAGAGAAAGATGAGTGTGTGATATTACAAAATCCATAAAAATTACTCTTATTTTGTATTCTTGGTTTTGTCTAGAGAAAGAAGAATTTGTGATATTACGAAATCCATAAAAATTACTCCTATTTTGTATTCTTGGTTTTGTCTAGAGAAAGATGAATGTGTGATATTACGAAATCCATAAAAATTACTCCTATTTTGTATTCTTGTTTTTGTTTAAGTTTGATTTCATTTATGGGAGGACCAAAAGTGATTCTAGAGCATTAAAATTGATTTCGACATATTTAGTATTCTAAAAACTGATTTTATTAACTGATTATATTTGAAACTAAgatttataattttttaattaaatataatttttatattaaaatttacTATTCAATTCACATAATATTAATCATAATCAAATTTATATAATAAATATattcaaaattaattttattcaCCATAAATTCACACGGATTTATAAATGAAATACATAAAATCTACTTCCTTTGATcttatttatataaaaaaaattaaataaaattagTTGAATAATTAATATATTTGATATATTATACGTTCCAGATATATTAaacatattatttttttataaataaaatcaTAGACAATAATTAAAGTTGATTAAGAATATAGAACTCTAATATATGGTTTTTTATGAATAAAATCAGAGGCAGCAATTAAAGTTGATTAAGAATATAGAACTCTAATGGATGGTGGTTGATGTATTTGTCATCTCATAGGTGGTAGAATTCATGATGGTCATCTCATGAGTAGTCGCATTGGTCTTTTGATTTTAAATTTCTTAACTGCAAAAATAGACAAGAGATATTAGTGGTATTGATTCATAGGAATGGCTAGGTAGATTTTTCTTGGTAATACTCCCCAAGCAGATTAACGTTGTTTTCGGACATGATAGAGTGGTCTTGACCCGACAGAAACATAGAGAGGTCTGGCTTATGTGATTGGACGGTGACCGTTGCATTTTATGAATGCTGGCGTCGCATCGCGTCGCGCGCATATTGCTTTTTCATTCGGCAATGGAAGAAGTCAGAAACAACTCAGTGCCACAATTTTAGGCTTTAATCTCACTCATAAGTAAGCATATATTGATTTAATCAATGCTTCATTGCTTGTGCCCGTAACACTAATACGTCATACTCATACTAGTATTGTTCACATTCCCTCACACAGAGATAAGTCACATTCAATGCCGTTTAACCTTATTCTTGTTTCCTTTTGCTTTCTACCTGGGTTCTTGCAGTTCTGCCTGGTGCAATGGAATCAAAGTTTATTCCCGTTTCGGTAGTAGCAAATCACAAATGGTTTTGGTCACTGAACTCACactttgtattttttttaatataatgTAACTAAATAAATACATTGTTTTATAAGAAAAAATAATGTTAATGTAAAGATATTTCATCCCTAAAAGAACCTTATTTGAACACTGAACACTATAAAATAATATTACTTCTTTTGGTCCAAATGCTCCAACAAATTGTAAACTAAATGACAAGGTCCTTGTTGGAAGACACACTCCCCTTCAAAAGATTAAAGCACCTATCTCCTCCAAAGGTTGATTGCCTTTCCTACCAAGCCACCTCACAATTCTGTCCTAAATCTTGATGGATAAAGGACACACACAAAAATGGTCAAGATCTTTCTCATTTCTATAGCAAAAAACACACACCTTACTATGATCATCATGAATAACACCTCTCAAAGCCAACTAATCCCTAGTTGGCTGCCCGTTTAGGAATAGACGCCACCTTAAAGCATGAATCATATCATATTTTGGTAGACTAGAGGCGATGTGATGCCCATAAGTTGTTTTGGTACACTATAAATTAAAGAGTTTAGGGAAAAATTGAAAACACCAAAAAATTATAGAGGTTCGGtcaaacaaataaaaaatatttattctttctctccaagaattgatcttgagagtattCAATAAACTTAAGATATTTTAGTAGGTTAAACTCTTCAACCCTCTTATATAGGGAAATATGAAATTTATAGTTGTCGTAACTCGGAAAATGAGAATAGGACCTCGCGAAGCGCAATAGCACGCTCGCGGAATAGACTAACAGTGTTGCCACATAAATTTATTTATTACCaaaaagggaaagggaaaatatcgataaaatcccTAAAAATGACAATgatatggtcgtcgcaaccaaattagAATTCGAtagtcgattacgcaaggggaaggtattaatatcactcacgtccgttgtactcaacgataaccgtttagttagttatgcgcattagtgttagcttaaaataataataataataataataataataataataataataataataataattttaaattaaacaaattaattttTAAGTAATTTTGTTAATTATTAACGGGTACGGGTACGATCAAATTCGTATATGTGCCCGTAAGAAAACATATAGctaaatatatatttatttttatcCGTGGATACCTATTAAACTATCTAACTCGTACTCATGACGAGTTTTACCTGTTGGACCATAAATTAATGATCAATAAATTAATGATGATGAAAATTTTCTTTATTGATCACACAAAGTGTTTCTCATACAATGTGTTTCTTTCTCAAAATGACAAAATTTATGAGTGAGTTACAATCATATGGTATTTATACACAAAgctaactaactaactaactaacttGTGCTCTAAGTATTCCTAGTTGAATTCCCTACAACTGAGTTTGTGACTTTCCACCATTAATATAACTTTGACTACACTTTTAAGCATAACTTCGACCTCAGCATAAATGTTGGTCGAAAGCACAGTTCGACTGCTAGTCGAAAGCTCAACTTAAATAAAAAGCTTTGAAATACAAACAACATACCCATAATTCATACTTTCTGAACTCCTCATTCCAATGAGTTTCTTTAGTTCGTCGAACATTGTCTCTTCAAATGCTTTGTAAGCAAGTCTGCCAATTGCACTTTTGACTTGTAATACTCAAGCTCAATCTTCtccttatttactttatctctcatAAAACGTAACTCCTTTTGATGTGCTTGCTCTTTTCATGGCACATATGATGGTCGGATAAGTCGATAATAAACTTGTTATCTACAaacaacttcatcttcttcgGCCCAATCACTTTCAGTTCTCCCAACAACATTTTAATCCACAGGGGTTGACAATCTGCATAGGATGCCACCACATACTGCGCTTCACATGATGATAAAACCATTATCCCTTGCTTCCTCGAGCTCCAAGAGATTGGTGCTCCACCAAACATGAATATGTAGCCTGCAGTACTTTTCCTTTTGTCTTGATCTCTATTAAAATCAGAATCTACATAGACATGCACTTCAGCTCTATCGAGACTGGTTTTCAGTCTTGGAATTAACACACCATGATCAATTGTTCCCTTAATGTACTGGAACACCCTTGTCACTACTTTGCCATTAGATTCTTGTGGCCTCTCCATAAACCTACTCAACAATGTAACACTTTGATAGATATCAGGTATGATATTGCATAGATATATTATAGATCCAATTATTTGCTTGTACAATGTCACATTTACAAGTTCATCATTTATATTATTCCTTAGCTTTACTTTTGTCTCTAAAGAAGTGATTGTTTCATTGAAGATACTCATATTAAACCTTTTCAAGATGTATTTAGCATACTTCTGTTGGTGCATGAACATTCATCGACTTGTGGTTTTAAGCTTCATTGATAGGAAGTATGACAAGTTTCATAGGTTAGACATTTCAAACTCCTGCATCAACACAACTTTGAACCCTCTGGTCCTTTCTTCATCAGATCATGTGATTAGTAAATCATTTATATATAGACATAAAATGATTCAACTGCTTCTTCCAGCATCATGGACATAAACTCCATGTTCTGAAACACATTTCACGAATGTTATTTCGATCACAAAGTTGTCTATTCTCTTATTCCAAGCCctggagcttgtttcaaaccgTATAAATCCTTCCTCAATTTGTATACCTTAAACTCATGCCCTTTGATTTCAAATCTTGGTGTCTGAGTGGCGTAGACCTTTTATTCCAATGGTTCATTTAAGAATGTTGACTTAATATTTAGCTGGTGTATCTTTCATCCATGATATCCTGCAGTTGACACAACAATCCTTATTGTTTCAAACCTTTCTACAGGTGCATATACTTTATTGAATACGATACCAGGTTTATGTTGAAAACCTCTTGCCACTTACATTGCCTTATACTTGGCAATCTCACCATTTGGCCTCGGTTTCAACTTGTAAACCCACTTCACATCAATTATCTTACTACTCGACCTATCAGTGAACTCCCAGGTATTGTTCTTCTCAATTGATCTAATATCTTCTATCATCACCTCTAACCAGTTCGAGTCTTTCATTGCTTATTTGAAGTTGATTGGTTGTAATTCTGCCATCATTACTTATTCTATGACATCACCTTCTGCTTAATTGCCTAATATAGAAATCTTTCATAATCAGTGAGCCTTACTGATTCATTTCTTACTCTGGTGAATTTTGTGACATGTTCCTCAGGTATTCTTCTCTCATGAGATGGTTCCTCTTCATTTGGTTCTTTTTCTTCTTCGAGCACAATTTTAATTGCATCTTGTTCTTATTTAGACGACTTCTTAGTCCAATCCCAGCTTTTTGCTTCATCTACTTGAACATCCTGACTGATTAATCGATTGCCATTATCTGGTGAATACAATTTGTAAGCACCAGTCGAGTGATAGCCTATAAGAACCATTACTTGACTTCTATCATCCAATTTTCTTCTCAATTATTCAGGTACATGTCTGAAGCACATTGATCCAAAGATCTTCAAGTGACCAACACTTGAATTTTATCTTGTCCAAGACTCATAAGGTGTCTTCTCGACTATCTTATTAGTTGGGCATCTGTTTAAAATGTATAATATTGTCGAAGCTGCTTTACCATAAAATCTCTTTGGCATTTCTTTAGCTTCCAACACGCTTTTGGTCATATTCAATATACTTTTGTTTCTCCTATCATTTATGCCATTATGATGAGATGGCACAATGACCTCATGCTTTATACCTTCACCATTGCAGTATTCTGCAAATTCTCTCGAAGTGTATTCACCTTTACCATCAATTCCCGGTCTCTT encodes:
- the LOC127130543 gene encoding secreted RxLR effector protein 161-like — translated: MSIFNETITSLETKVKLRNNINDELVNVTLYKQIIGSIIYLCNIIPDIYQSVTLLSRFMERPQESNGKVVTRVFQYIKGTIDHGVLIPRLKTSLDRAEVHVYVDSDFNRDQDKRKSTAGYIFMFGGAPISWSSRKQGIMVLSSCEAQYVVASYADCQPLWIKMLLGELKVIGPKKMKLFVDNKFIIDLSDHHMCHEKSKHIKRSYVL